GCAAGGCGGGCAAACTGCAAGAAGCCTCGTGGGAAGAAGCCTTGACTCTGGTTGCCCAACAACTTGATGGCATTCGCAGCACGACTGGCGGCAAAGCCATTGGTGGCTTGGCAGGCACATCGTTGGCCAACGAAGATCTGTATGCCTTCCAACGCTTCTTCCGCGAAACGCTTGGCTCGGCCAATATCGATCATCGCTCAGGCTCAGCTTTAGATCTGCCGCTTGACGACGTTGGCGCACTCTATGGCATTCGTAGCGGCACCGATCTCTCGACGCTAGGCAAAGGCACGGTCGTGCTGGTATTCGGCGCTGATCCCGAAGAAGAAGCGCCAGTTCATTTGCTGCGGATTCGCGGAATCAACACGCGTGGCGGCAGTGTAATTACCCTCAACGGTCGTCCAACCAAACTCGATAGCATCGCCAAGCAAGCTTTGCGCTACAAATATGGCAGCGAAAGCAGCGTTTTGGCCGCCTTGCTCAAGCCATTGATCGATAGCACCCCAGCCGATGGCAAACGGGCGACCTTGCGCGGCTTCAACGATTTAGTTGCCACACTCAAAGGCTTCAGCCTCGATGAAAACGCTAGCGGCATTAGCGCCGACAAGCTCAAAGCGGTCGCTGATTTGATTGGTGCTGCTGAAAACTTGGTGATTTTCTATGGCCGCGATGCCTTGACGGCTGGCGCAAGTGTGCCTGCTGGCTTGGCCAACCTCTTGGTGATGACCCGCAAAGCTGGTGCTGCCAATAGCGGCTTGATCAGCTTACTCAAAGGCGCAAATGCCCGTGGAGCACTTGATTTGGGCGTGCGGCCTGATCGTGGGCCAAATTATGCCGCCTTGAACAATGCTGGCCTTGATGCCAAGCAAATGCTCAGCGCCGCCCGCGAAGGTAAACTTAAAGCTCTCTATGTGGCTGGGGTCGATCCAGTTGGCGATAATCCTGCCGCTGCTGATAGCTTGAAGAAGCTTGATTTGTTGGTCGTGCAAGAATTGTTCTTGACAGAAACTGCCAAGATGGCCGATGTGGTCTTGCCAGTCTTGAGTGTTGCTGAGCGCGAAGGCACCTACACCAACGCCGAGCGCCGCGTCCAACGCTTCCGCCAAGCGATTCGCCCAACGATCAATGCCCGCCCCGACTGGCAAATTTTGCAAGCTTTGGCTAATCAATTGGTCTCGGATGCGGTGTTGAATGTGGCTGGTAGCGATAAGAGCCGTAAGCAAGCTCGCCGCGACGAGGACAAAGCCCGCACACGGACTGAGTGGACTTATGCCTCGCCCGCCGAAATTCTGATGGATATTCAAGCCAATGTCTCAGGCTACAAGGGCGTGAGTTACGCGACCTTGCAAGGCCCAACTGGCCAATGGGGTCGCCAAGCCAACGAAAATTACTACTTCGATGGCACTTCCTACCAAAATACTGGTGGTTTGGGTGTGCAATTGCCAGCGGCAGTTGAAACCAGCACAACCCTGAGCTTGCAGTCATTCAGCATCAACACCCCAGCTAGCGTTGCCGACCGCCCATGGACGTTGGTTGGCGCAACCTTCTTGTATGATGATGCTGGCTTGATGACCGACACCAGCTTGTTGAGCAGCCGCAAGGCCAAGGCCGTGGCAGCCATCAACCCAGTTGATGCCGACAAGCTTGGGCTCAAAAATGGCGAGCGGATCACCGTTAGCTCGGGCCGTGGCAGCCTCAGTTTGCCAGTTCACCGTACCAAACTTGCGCCTGAAGGCGTGGTAGTCGTACCTGTTGGGGTTAATAATGTCGGCTTGGTCAGCGTCGTCGAAGGTGGCGCAACGCCAGTAGCCATTCGACGGGAGGCCTAAGCCATGCAAGATCGCTCAGTATGGGTGATGATTATCCACGCGGTGGTACTAGCATTTGCTGCCCTAACCAGCTTTGCCTATCTCACCTTGATGGAACGTAAAGTCTTAGCCAAGTTGCAACATCGGGTCGGCCCTAACCAGGCTGGCCCCAATGGCTACTTGCAACCATTGGCCGATGCTGTCAAACTAATGTTCAAAGAAGATATTATGCCGTCGCTGGCCGATAAATGGGTCTTTATTATTGCCCCAATTTTGGCCACGATTCCAGCAATTGTGATCTTCGCAGTGATTCCGCTTGGCCCTGATTTGGTAGTTTTTGGCGAACGGATTCCTTTAGCGTTCGCTAGCTTGAATATTGGCTTGCTGTATTTCTTGGCGGTAACCTCAATCGGGGTGTATGGGATTACCCTCGCTGGTTGGGCCTCGAATAACAAGTATTCAATGCTTGGCGGAGTACGTTCAGCCGCCCAGATGATTAGCTATGAATTGGCCTTTGGGCTTTCAGTGCTGGTTCCGGTGATGTTGACGGCCTCGCGCTCAGCCGACGGACTTGGCTCGCTCGATTTAGTTCAGATGGTCAACGCGCAGGCTGGCACATGGCTGGGCTTTATTCCCAAGTGGTTTGTCTTTACGCCAACTGGCTTTATCGCCTTCTTCTTGTTCTTGATTGCGGCCACCGCTGAAGTGACCCGCGCCCCCTTCGACTTGGTTGAAGCTGAACAAGAGTTGGTTGGTGGCTATGCCACCGAGTATAGCTCGATGAAGTTTGCATTGTTCTTCATGGCCGAATATATGAAATTGATCGCCATGAGCGGCTTTGCAGCGACGATGTTCCTCGGTGGTTGGCGTTTGCCCTACCTCGAAGATATTACGGGCAACTGGGGCGCATTGGTTGGCTTCTTGGTGATTGCCGCCAAAATCTTCTTCTTCTTGTTCTTATCGATCTGGGTTCGCGCCAGCTTACCACGGATTCGCTACGACAAGTTGATGGATTTTGGTTGGAAGCGCTTGTTGCCAGTTTCATTGGCGACGGTTGCCGCAACCGCTGTGATTATTGTTTTGACCAACCCACTTTAAGCACAACGCGTAAATAATTTCCTCACCCCCTCACCCCCTCTCCTGCAAGCGTGGAGAGGGGGAATTTTGTGCT
This sequence is a window from Herpetosiphon gulosus. Protein-coding genes within it:
- the nuoH gene encoding NADH-quinone oxidoreductase subunit NuoH; translation: MQDRSVWVMIIHAVVLAFAALTSFAYLTLMERKVLAKLQHRVGPNQAGPNGYLQPLADAVKLMFKEDIMPSLADKWVFIIAPILATIPAIVIFAVIPLGPDLVVFGERIPLAFASLNIGLLYFLAVTSIGVYGITLAGWASNNKYSMLGGVRSAAQMISYELAFGLSVLVPVMLTASRSADGLGSLDLVQMVNAQAGTWLGFIPKWFVFTPTGFIAFFLFLIAATAEVTRAPFDLVEAEQELVGGYATEYSSMKFALFFMAEYMKLIAMSGFAATMFLGGWRLPYLEDITGNWGALVGFLVIAAKIFFFLFLSIWVRASLPRIRYDKLMDFGWKRLLPVSLATVAATAVIIVLTNPL
- the nuoG gene encoding NADH-quinone oxidoreductase subunit NuoG translates to MPDMVTLTIDGQTVSVPKGTLVVEAARQVENLIPVFCYHPKMAPVGMCRMCVVKVGTPKMDPATRQPVVDADGKSVIAMMPRLQTACTTPVSEGMVVVTQDAEVEHAQRGVLEALLTSHPLDCPVCDKGGECPLQNLTMGWGPGKTRFDYNDKVHFEKPVPLGDLIYLDRERCILCARCVRFQDEIAGDPVLGFYNRGRAWHIISQSDPEFDSKFSGNTTDICPVGALTSADFRFKARVWELQPIPTVCNHCSVGCNMTFDTRSNEIKRVMPRENDAVNEIWLCDRGRFGHHFTSSKQRLTTPLVRKAGKLQEASWEEALTLVAQQLDGIRSTTGGKAIGGLAGTSLANEDLYAFQRFFRETLGSANIDHRSGSALDLPLDDVGALYGIRSGTDLSTLGKGTVVLVFGADPEEEAPVHLLRIRGINTRGGSVITLNGRPTKLDSIAKQALRYKYGSESSVLAALLKPLIDSTPADGKRATLRGFNDLVATLKGFSLDENASGISADKLKAVADLIGAAENLVIFYGRDALTAGASVPAGLANLLVMTRKAGAANSGLISLLKGANARGALDLGVRPDRGPNYAALNNAGLDAKQMLSAAREGKLKALYVAGVDPVGDNPAAADSLKKLDLLVVQELFLTETAKMADVVLPVLSVAEREGTYTNAERRVQRFRQAIRPTINARPDWQILQALANQLVSDAVLNVAGSDKSRKQARRDEDKARTRTEWTYASPAEILMDIQANVSGYKGVSYATLQGPTGQWGRQANENYYFDGTSYQNTGGLGVQLPAAVETSTTLSLQSFSINTPASVADRPWTLVGATFLYDDAGLMTDTSLLSSRKAKAVAAINPVDADKLGLKNGERITVSSGRGSLSLPVHRTKLAPEGVVVVPVGVNNVGLVSVVEGGATPVAIRREA